One genomic segment of Tiliqua scincoides isolate rTilSci1 chromosome 6, rTilSci1.hap2, whole genome shotgun sequence includes these proteins:
- the LOC136655628 gene encoding cyclin-dependent kinase inhibitor 1-like produces the protein MESLLCALVEERQAGERMELRFKKASHVRRNLFGPVDHDHLQQEFQRMLYASMEKAKRRWNFDFVQEMPAEGLLQWEELQDREVPTFYHACVVGGARKPLQPVNRFVAKEARAQHTGKVKPQRAKKMPKKKSLAGKKRRDTFLTDYYSAKKKQIRMDMQTPVKKLAF, from the exons AT GGAATCACTGCTCTGTGCTCTTGTAGAAgaaaggcaggcaggagagaggaTGGAGCTGAGATTCAAGAAAGCGAGCCATGTGCGGAGGAACCTCTTTGGCCCTGTGGACCACGACCATTTGCAGCAGGAGTTCCAGCGCATGCTGTACGCCAGCATGGAAAAGGCCAAGAGGAGATGGAACTTTGACTTTGTGCAAGAGATGCCTGCGGAAGGCCTTTTACAGTGGGAGGAGCTGCAGGACCGCGAGGTCCCCACCTTTTACCATGCTTGTGTGGTAGGGGGTGCTCGCAAACCCCTGCAGCCTGTGAACCGGTTCGTAGCCAAGGAAGCCAGAGCTCAGCACACTGGCAAAGTGAAACCCCAGAGGGCCAAGAAGATGCCAAAGAAGAAGAGCCTGGCAGGAAAGAAGCGAAGGGACACATTTCTGACTG ATTATTATTCAGCAAAGAAGAAGCAAATCAGGATGGACATGCAAACGCCTGTCAAGAAACTCGCTTTCTAG